CTGGATTCAATCAATAAACTGTAAATGGAGAAATATTATTACCAATGAGCAGCAACTTTAGAAGCAGCATAAGGTGATCGAGGATGAAACGGAGTATCTTCAGCTTGTGGAGGCGGAGTAGATCCAAACATTTCAGAAGATCCAGCTTGATAATACTTAACATGAGTCCTCCCACTACTAACAATATGAGATCTCAAAGCTTCCAATAATCTCAATGAACCAGTAGCAACAACATCAGCAGTATAATCAGGAACTTCAAACGAAACTGCCACGTGTGATTGTGCAGCTAGGTTATAGATCTCATCAGGTGCAATTGTATCAATCCAACGCCTAAGTGATGACGCGTCAGTTAAATCGGCGTAATGAAGCTTCATACGAGCTTTATTAGCATTATGTGGATCAATATAAATATGATTGATTCGTTGTGTGTTGAAATTAGATGATCGTCGAATTAAACCGTGAACTTCGTAGCCTTTGTTGAGGAGTAATTCGGTTAAGTAACTGCCGTCTTGACCCGTGATTCCGGCGATTAGTGCGACTTTGAGCTTCGCCGGAAGTGCAAAGTCTCCGCCATTCACGGTGGATTGAGATCCGTCGGTGATTGATGACGTCATTGTGTGATTGAAGTGTTTATTATTCAGTGTGTGAATAAGGCTTTGGTGAGAAATTTGAAGTAGTTATTTATGTTATTTATAGGTAAAAGGGGGGCGATTGAAGGTTTTGGTTGATTGTATTGCATGTCAACTCAACGTGCTGACATTAAGATTTAGATCTATTTGCACGTCATTTACTGATCAATCAAAATTGCTTTTTTCGTCTACGAAAATGTTTcaatattttaacttttaatttcAATCAAGATAGCGAATAGCGATTAAGTTTTCATTTTTTAATTTTGTAGTTTCGAGTTTTCCGTTATCCTATTGTATTTTGTTCGGTCGTTCATCCTTTGATGAATTCGTCTTTGTTTTATAATATTCGttattttagaaagaaaaaaatatatatagactGAAATTTAAAATTAAAAGAGATCGATCAAATTACAAAGTGATAAAGACCTATCAAATCTGCTTGAATGTAAACCTTACGATTTATTTGAAAACAACAATTGAGCTAGTCCTAGTAACATTTTGAACCATTACAACTTACAAACAAAAGATAAAAACCAAAACGTCCATTAAAATGTCATACCATATGCGTCTTCACGAGTCTTGAATATGATCGCCGAAAAACATACAAACCATTACAGCTAATAAACAAAACATACAAACTAAAACATCCATTGAAATGTCCTAACCTGCGTCTTCGCGAATCTTGAGTATGATCGGCGAAAAACTAGTGTAAAAGGACCTAAAGCCGAACCAAAACCAATTGAAACACCAACTCGCCACACACCAACCAATGATAACGACCCAACAAACGCTTAAAACCTCGAAATTCTAAGAACCGCAACAAAGAAACTCCAAAGGAACCATTGAAAAGCAATCGCTTATACGCACAATCCCCAACTAACATAGAGTGAAAACCTataaaaacatacttccacctagAAGATGTATGTTTCTTAAGCTACACTTTGGGGTCGTATATCACCTCTACAATTCGGTACAATGACTTTGCTTCCTTGCTTTTGTGTTCAATTATATTCAAGCAACGTATGCGTCGTTCCTCGAAAGGCGATTGCCTGGATGCTCGAAAATACCCTGCTAACCACACAAAGAGACACAAAAGCACAGGTAATGCCAATTGAAAAGGTCGAAAGATCACGTCGAAGAAGGTGATTTCCCTATTGATTCGTTGTGGTCGCCCTCACTTAACTTTTCTGAATCTGAACTACGATTTAGACAAGTCTTACCGCTTTTTCATGGAGATTTACCCATCACAGATATGCATAGAGGAGAATAACGAACTTCATATCTCATTTTCCACGAAATCCTGAAACAAGATCGGACGTTATTCAGGGATGCACATTTTTAATCAATCTTAGGCCGCTCCGTTGTTGGTACGAACTATAAGGGGTATTGATATGCAGGAAAATCGAGTAATGGATCTTAGATGACTTCCCCTTTTTCGATATGACTCTTTCTATTTCTTCGTGGATGTGTTCGGAACGATTTCATTTGATTTAGATTTTCTAGCATAACCACGATGTGCTGAAGCCCTAGAAAATGATGAATGGGATTGGTTTGACCTCTCGTTCGAAATTAGCCCGCCGTTGACAGATATCTCATACCACGTTTTGTGAGATTTTGTTCTGATAGCTTGATGTGCTTGTTCAAGAAACAGAAAGTCCCTTTGACGGAGAGCTGGAAGGATTTGCCCATAAACGAAAAAGTGTAAAGAACCTACAAACCCAAGCACGGGCTATAGACTTTCTCAAGTAGTGTGACCTTTGCCGTCACTTTCTCTATCAGGCTTCGATGAACTTTATCTTCTTCTTTTTCGATATGCCGCTCCACGAGCAATGAGAAAGAAAACAAAGTGGGTCGGGATGATGTCATATAATCCTGATTCCAGGACGAAGCCGtacatatgtgtagtgacccgaacttttccatgtttatatatattaaatgaaattgttatttacattattaaatattttcaacatgttaagcaatcaaacttgttaagacttgattaattgaaataggtttcatatagacaattgaccacccaagttgaccggtgattcacgaacgttaaaacttgtaaaaaaactatataatgacatatatatggttatatatatagttaacatgatattatgataagtaagtatctcattaggtattttaacaatgtgttatatacataaaaatgagactattgaattaagaaactcaaaaatgatatataacgattatcgttataacaacgtcttactaagtacatatgaatcatattaagatattgatacacttggttaattatgttaaatgataagtaaatatatcattaagtgtattaacaatgaactacatatgtaaaaataagactactaacttaatgatttcgaaacgagacatatatgtaacgattatcattgtaacgacatttaactgtatatatatcatactaggatatattatatatcataatatcatgataatgtaataatttaacatccctttagatataataaacaatgggttaacaacatttaacaagaccgttaacctaaaggtttcaaaacaacatatacatgtaacgactaacgatgacttaacgactcagttaaaatgtatttacatgtagtgttttaatatgtattcttacacttttgaaagacttaaagacacttatcaaagtacttctacttaacaaaaatgcttacaattacatcctcattcattttcatcaacaattctactcgtatgcactcgtatttgtactcgtacaatacacagcttctaaatgtatttactattagtatatacactctaatgatcaggtcttatcagcccatgtgagtcacctaaccatgtgggaaccatcatttaacatctagtatgaaatatctcacaaaataacaaactaatggagcctatatgacacaTCCATTTTCACGTGAATGAGCAAgtccacaaacacattcattttcaatttttcttgaatcaaattactctatctcaagtgttcttactttgttctaagtgttcttcatcatcttccacaaaatctagctcaatctagttcataaatccatacataaaccaagttataaaacaactactcaagaacacaccaacaacacttccaagtttgctagcttacttccaatcttgcaaatccactttgagtgatcatccaacctcaagaaatctttcttatttacagtaatatatctttctaatataaggtaatactcatattcaaactttgattcaatttctataactttaacaatcttatttcgagtggaaatcttacttgaacttgttttcgtgtcatgattttgcttcaagaactttcaagccatccaaggatcctttgaagctagatctatttttataattttcagtaggtttatccacaaaacctgaggtagtaatgatgttcataacatctttcaattcatatatataaagctaccttattcgaaggtttaaacttgtaatcactagaacatagtttagttaattctaaacttgttcgcaaacaaaagttaatccttctaaattgacttttaaaatcaactagacatatgttctatatctatatgatattctaacttaatgatttaaaacctgaaaacacgaaaaacaccgtaaaatcagatttacgccgtcgtagtaacaccgcgggctgttttgggttagttaattaaaaaatatgataaactttgatttaaaagttgttcttctggaaaaatgatttttcttataaacatgaaactatatccaaaaatcatggttaaactcaaagtgaaaatatgttttccaaaatggtcatctagacgtcgttctttcgactaaaatgactacctttacaaatatgacttgtaacctgtatttccgactaaaaacttatactttttctatttatattcataaacttaagttcaatatgaaaccatagcaacttgaatcactcaaaacggatttaaaacgaaaaagttatgggaaaaacaagattggttaattttcttgattgtagctacgtgataattggtaacaaatctatattaatcatatcctagctaaatcatattgtattatacatgtattataatatattatgtaatcttgggataccatagacacgaatacaatgttttgacatatcatatcgacccatctatatatatatttcggaacaaccatagacactctatatgcagtaatgttggagttagctatacatggttgaggttaattccaaaatattatatactttgagttgtgatctagcctgaggcttttatacacgaggtcgtggattgattcgagataatatatattgctttatttttctgtacatctaactgtggacaactagttgtaggttactaacgaggacaactgacttaataaacttaaaacactaaaacgtattaaaaatgttgtaaatatattttgaacatactttgatatatatgtacatatttgttataggtttgtgaatcgaccagtggccaagtcttacttcccaacgaagtaaaaatctgtgaaagtgagttatagtcccacttttaaaatctaatattttgggatgagaatacatgcagttttgaaaatgatctACAAAATATACtattgaaacaacattctatgttgaatcgttataccggatatcgcccttgttgaacttggtaacctaagaattggtgtttattataattgccaccaattgatgctaatcttaaagatagatctatgggtcattgacaagccccagtcagataatttgaactgctttagtacttcaatatttatatatggggatattctagatgcatttgttaatgttggttaccaggtgttcaaccatacgaatgatttttatgcagattgcatgttattgaaagatgaaatcttgtggtctattattataatttgatatataggttaaacctataactcaccaacatttttgttgacgtttaaagcatgtttattctcaggtgattattaagagcttccactgttgcatgctaatatatggacaagatttggtgtcagcatgcttgtataatattgtttaaaactgcattcgagatttactttgttgtaacatattaatattgtaaaccaatatgtattggtaatgtgtaagtgtgatatttttagattatcatttctgataatctaggtggtgtccttttaaccttgtcgataaaataaaggttatggtttgttttaaaaacgaatgcagtctttgaaaaacgtctcctatagaggtcaaaacctcgcaacgaaatcaattaatatggaacgtttataatcaatatgaacgggacatttcagttggtatccgagcattggtcttagagaaccagaaatttgcattagtgtgtcttatcgagtttgttaggatacattagtgagtctggacttcgactgtgttttctttaaaaacgattgcttaacacttttgttggaaactatatgtaattattatgtgatatattaacctcttaatatgtttgatattgtgtgatagatgtctaccactagtgcaAATCCCAtctactcacctaataataatgaagagtcgaatatactttgggaagatttacaaattcccgaagaggaaccagaagaggaggaaccggaagaggaggaaccggaagaagaggaaccggaagaagaggaaccgaaagaagaggaaccggaagaagaggaaccggaagaagaagaggttctgtaggaagaaatattgatacctacagtaaattgattaaataaaagaaaatcctcaaccaacggaccaacgttaaaaatggtcaatggtgtttccacagaggaagcaaattattgggaagattaccaattttccgatgaattggatcccgatgaggattccgatgatgctatagaaattacctcgacccaatttaataaagcaaaagaaaataataagggaaaaggtataaaaatagagaaatctgattccaaccccgatgaactttatatgtatcggcaatgtccgtatttcctaaagtgtaacaataacccgggaacctctaaactaccaggtttttctaaaccattgtggaaaacgatggctcgtattagaggaacaccatatatacctagaaaattaggaaaacgaaccaagtctgaagaagaagaaaccagtgattcagattagagggttgtaatcatgttgtgtattatatgtattgtagtgaaatgtcccgttcttattgattaaaaacgttccatattaattgatttcgttgcgaggttttgacctctatatgagacgtttttcaaagactgcattcatttttaaacaaaccataacctttatttcatcaataaaggtttaaaaagctttacgtagattatcaaataatgataatctaaaatatcctgtttacacacgaccattacataatggtttacaatacaaatatgttacaacaaaataagtttcttgaatgcagtttttacacaatatcatacaagcatggactccaaatcttgtccttatttaagtatgcgacagcggaagctcttaataatcacctgagaataaacatgcttaaaacgtcaacaaaaatgttggtgagctataggtttaacctatatatatcaaatcgtaacaatagaccacaagatttcatatttcaatacacattcccatacatagagataaaaatcattcatatggtgaacacctggtaaccgacattaacaagatgcatatataagaatatccccatcattccgggacacccttcggatatgatataaatttcgaagtactaaagcatccggtactttggatggggtttgttaggcccaatagatctatctttaggattcgcgtcaattaggtgtctgttccctaattcttagattaccagacttaataaaaaggggcatattcgatttcgataattcaaccatagaatgtagtttcacgtacttgtgtctattttgtaaatcatttataaaacctgcatgtattctcatcccaaaaatattagattttaaaagtgggactataactcactttcacagatttttacttcgtcgggaagtaagacttggccactggttgattcacgaacctataacaatatatacatatatatcaaagtatgttcaaaatatatttacaacacttttaatatattttgatgttttaagtttattaagtcagctgtcctcgttagtaacctacaactagttgtccacagttagatgtacagaaataaatcgataaatattatcttgaatcaatccacgacccagtgtatacgtatctcagtattgatcacaactcaaactatatatattttggaatcaacctcaaccctgtatagctaactccaacattcacatatagagtgtctatggttgttccgaaatatatatagatgtgtcgacatgataggtcgaaacattgtatacgtgtctatggtatctcaagattacataatatataatacaagttgattaagttatggttggaatagatttgttaccaattttcacgtagctaaaatgagaaaaattatccaatcttgttttacccataacttcttcattttaaatccgttttgagtgaatcaaattgctatggtttcatattgaactctattttatgaatctaaataaaaaaagtataggtttctagtcggaaaaataagttacaagtcgtttttgtaaaggtagtcatttcagtcgaaagaacgacgtctagatgaccattttagaaaacatacttccactttgagtttaaccataatttttggatatagtttcatgttcataataaaaatcattttctcagaataacaacttttaaatcaaagtttatcatagtttttaattaactaacccaaaacagcccgcggtgttactacgacggcgtaaatccggttttacggtgtttttcgtgtttccaggttttaaatcattaagttagcatatcatatagatatagaacatgtgtttagttgattttaaaagtcaagttagaaggattaacttttgtttgcgaacaagtttagaattaactaaactatgttctagtgattacaagtttaaaccttcgaataagatagctttatatgtatgaatcgaatgatgttatgaacatcattactaccttaagttccttggatgaacctactggaaaagataaaaatggatctagcttcaatggatccttggatggctcaaagttcttgaagcaaaatcatgacacgaaaacaagttcaagtaagatcatcacttgaaataagattgttatagttatagaaattgaaccaaagtttgaatatgattattaccttgtattagaatgataacctactgtaagaaacaaagatttcttgaggttggatgatcaccttacaagattggaagtgagctagcaaacttgaaagtattcttgattttatgaaactagaacttttggaatttatgaagaacacttagaacttgaagatagaacttgagagagttcaattagatgaagaaaattgaagaatgaaagtgtttgtaggtgtttttggtcgttggtgtatggattagatataaaggatatgtaattttgttttcatgtaaataagtcatgaatgattactcatatttttgtaatcttatgagatatttcatgctagttgccaaatgatggttcccacatgtgttaggtgactcacatgggctgctaagagctgatcattggagtgtatataccaatagtacatacatctaaaagctgtgtattgtacgagtacgaatacgggtgcataagagtagaattgttgatgaaactgaacgagaatgtaattgtaagcatttttgttaagtagaagtattttgataagtgtattgaagtctttcaaaagtgtataaatacatattaaaacactacatgtatatacattttaactgagtcgttaagtcatcgttagtcgttacatgtaagtgttgttttgaaacctttaggttaacgatcttgttaaatgttgttaacccaatgtttataataacaaaagagattttaaattattatattatcatgatattatgatgtacgaatatctcttaatatgatatatatacattaaatgtcgttacaacgataaacgttacatatatgtctcgtttcaaaatcattaagttagtagtcttgtttttacatatgtagttcattgttaatataattaatgatatgtttacttatcataatatcatgttaactatatatataaccatatatatgtcatcatatagttttttacaagttttaacgttcgtgaatcaccggtcaacttgggtggtcaattgtctatatgaaacctatttcaattaatcaagtcttaacaagtttaattgcttaacatgttggaaacatttaatcatgtaaacatcaatctcaattaatatatataaacatggaaaagttcgggtcactacagtacctacccgttaaataaatttcgtcccgaaattttaagctgttgaaggtgttgacgaatcttctggaaatagatgcgggtatttcttcttcatctgatcttcatgctcccaggtgaactcgggtcctctacgagcattccatcgaaccttaacaattggtatcttgttttgcttaagtcttttaacctcacgatccattatttcgacgggttcttcgatgaattggagtttttcgttgatttggatttcatctaacggaatagtgagatcttctttagcaaaacatttcttcaaattcgagacgtggaaagtgttatgtacagccgcgagttgttgaggtaactcaagtcggtaagctactggtccgacacgatcaataatcttgaatggtccaatataccttggatttaatttccctcgtttaccaaatcgaacaacgcctttccaaggtgaaactttaagcatgaccatctctccaatttcaaattctatatcttttcttttaatgtcagcgtagctcttttgtcgactttgggcggttttcaaccgttgttgaatttggatgatcttctcggtagtttcttgtataatctccggacccgtaatctgtctatcccccacctcactccaacaaatcggagacctgcactttctaccataaagtgcttcaaacggcgccatctcaatgcttgaatggtagctgttgttgtaggaaaattctgctaacggtagatgtcgatcccaactatttccgaaatcaataacacatgctcgtagcatgtcttcaagcgtttgtatcgtcctttcgctctgcccatcagtttgtggatgataggcagtactcatgtctagacgagttcctaatgcttgctgtaatgtctgccagaatcttgaaataaatctgccatccctatcagagatgatagagattggtattccatgtctggagacgacttccttcaaatacagtcgtgctaacttctccatcttgtcatcttctcttattggtaggaagtgtgctgatttggtgagacgatcaactattacccaaatagtatcaaaaccacttgcagtccttggcaatttagtgatgaaatccatggtaatgttttcccatttccattccgggatttcgggttgttgaagtagacctgatggtttctgatgctcagctttgaccttagaacacgtcaaacattctcctacgtatttagcaacatcggctttcatacccggccaccaaaaatgtttcttgagatccttgtacatcttccccgttccaggatgtattgagtatctggttttatgagcttctctaaggaccatttctctcatatctccaaattttggtacccaaatcctttcatccctataccgggttccgtcttcccgaatattaagatgcttctccgatcctttgggtatttcatcctttaaatttccctcttttaaaactccttgttgcgcctcctttatttgagtagtaatgttattatgaatcattatattcatagattttactcgaatgggttctctatccttcctgctcaaggcatcggctaccacatttgccttccccgggtggtaacgaatctcaaaatcgtaatcattcaataattcaatccacctacgctgcctcatattcagttgtttctgattaaatatgtgttgaagacttttgtggtcggtatatataatacttttgaccccatataagtagtgcctccaagtctttaatgcaaaaacaaccgcgcctaattccaaatcatgcgtcgtataattttgttcgtgaatcttcaattgtctagacgcataagcaatcaccttcgttcgttgcattaatacacaaccgagaccttgctttgatgcgtcacaataaatcacaaaatcatcattcccttcaggcaatgacaatataggtgccgtagttagctttttcttcaataactgaaacgctttctcttgttcatcattccattcaaatttcttccctttatgcgttaatgcagtcaagggttttgctattctggaaaagtcttggatgaaccttctgtagtaaccagctagtcctaaaaactggcgtatgtgtttcggagttttcggggtttcccacttttcaacagtttctatctttgccggatccaccttaataccttctttgttcactatgtgaccgaggaattgaacttcttccaaccaaaatgcacactttgaaaac
This genomic window from Rutidosis leptorrhynchoides isolate AG116_Rl617_1_P2 chromosome 2, CSIRO_AGI_Rlap_v1, whole genome shotgun sequence contains:
- the LOC139889087 gene encoding GDP-mannose 4,6 dehydratase 1-like, translating into MTSSITDGSQSTVNGGDFALPAKLKVALIAGITGQDGSYLTELLLNKGYEVHGLIRRSSNFNTQRINHIYIDPHNANKARMKLHYADLTDASSLRRWIDTIAPDEIYNLAAQSHVAVSFEVPDYTADVVATGSLRLLEALRSHIVSSGRTHVKYYQAGSSEMFGSTPPPQAEDTPFHPRSPYAASKVAAHWYTVNYREAYGIFACNGILFNHESPRRGENFVTRKITRAVGRIKIGLQSKLYLGNLQASRDWGFAGDYVEAMWLMLQQEKPDDYVVATEESHTVEEFLEKAFGYVGLNWKDHVVIDKKYFRPTEVDNLKGDSSKARKALGWKPKVGFEQLVKMMVDEDIEMAKREKVLVDAGYMDAQQQP